One segment of Gasterosteus aculeatus chromosome 3, fGasAcu3.hap1.1, whole genome shotgun sequence DNA contains the following:
- the zte38 gene encoding zebrafish testis-expressed 38: MAAGKMCPKKSKEETAEWAGLFLKDLKTQQESLVFVKRMMAVAVSSITYLRGIFPEDAYRSRYLEDLCIKVLRDDCNTPGSSKVVKWMMGCFDALEKQYLQIVFIGVYTNPDEPNCIIESYQFKFKYTEKGPEMNVLRNNDVGVQVTLEDTKRASVLLIRKLFLLMQNLDVLPNNVYLSMKLYYYDDITPDDYQPPGFKEGECDSLWFEGMAVHFKVGEVQTPFHALRVRVSAEQGRLEKLQEGDHLRESKHVAQSNPPETGMMMDSCTKTYNEDDLPSEDESAQFKKPKRPMAKRNGVAKKLSRKRRRI, translated from the exons GAGGAAACTGCCGAG TGGGCCGGCTTGTTCCTCAAGGACTTGAAAACACAGCAAGAGTCGCTTGTCTTTGTTAAGAGGATGATGGCCGTGGCGGTCTCCTCCATCACCTACCTCAGGGGGATTTTCCCGGAGGACGCCTACAGATCCAGATATCTGGAAG ATTTGTGCATCAAAGTTTTGCGTGACGACTGTAACACTCCAGGATCCAGCAAGGTTGTTAAATG GATGATGGGCTGCTTTGATGCGTTAGAGAAGCAATAT CTCCAGATTGTATTCATTGGG GTGTACACCAATCCAGATGAACCAAAC TGCATTATTGAGTCATACCAGTTCAAATTCAAATACACTGAGAAGGGACCAGAGATGAACGTGCTGAG AAACAACGATGTGGGGGTGCAGGTGACATTGGAGGACACCAAGAGAGCCTCAGTGCTGCTCATCAGGAAGCTCTTCCTGCTTATGCAGAACCTGGATGTCCTCCCAAACAACGTATACCTCAGCATGAAGCTCTACTATTATGACGACA TCACTCCAGATGACTACCAACCCCCAGGCTTCAAGGAGGGTGAATGTGATAGCCTCTGGTTCGAAGGCATGGCAGTGCACTTCAAGGTGGGCGAAGTGCAGACACCATTTCACGCGTTGAGAGTGCGCGTGTCAGCAGAACAAGGCCGTCTGGAGAAGCTTCAAGAAGGGGACCACCTGAGGGAGAGCAAGCACGTTGCTCAGAGCAATCCTCCAGAGACGGGAATGATGATG GATTCTTGTACGAAGACATACAACGAAGACGATCTACCTTCTGAAGATG AGTCTGCACAGTTCAAGAAACCTAAAAGACCCATGGCAAAG aGAAATGGAGTTGCTAAAAAACTGtcaaggaagagaagaagaatttAG
- the aldh9a1b gene encoding 4-trimethylaminobutyraldehyde dehydrogenase B: MLQRLRGSLLRRPAATPPAAAIRCLSSGSADIRVPLNFWAGKRQTSSRKCNKENVYEPATGRVLCLLDPCGAAEVDQAVSAATSAFAHWSKMSGMERARIMIEAARIIERRREEIAEMEVVNNGKSITEARLDVDSGRLCIEYYAALASTLAGQHVQLPGGSFAYTRREPLGVCVGIGAWNYPFQIAAWKSAPALACGNSMVFKPSPVTPVTAVMLAEIYGEAGAPEGLLNVVQGGQETGSLLCRHPDVAKVSFTGSVPTGKKVMEMASEGVKPVTLELGGKSPLIIFQDSDLQNAVSGALMANFLSQGQVCSNGTRVFVQKDILPEFVEEVVRRTRAIEIGDPLLESTRMGALVNHPHLEKVLSFVDQAKKEGATVLCGGEAFVPSDPKLRGGYYMTPCVLGGCTDTMTCVKEEIFGPVMSVLSFETEEEVLRRANDTTMGLAAGVFTRDVKRAHRVVEHLKAGSCFINNYNITPVEVPFGGFKMSGIGRENGQVTVEYYSQLKTVFVEMGDVDSLF; the protein is encoded by the exons ATGCTCCAGAGGCTCCGTGGGTCCCTGCTGCGGCGGCCCGCTGCGACTCCTCCAGCGGCCGCGATACGATGCCTCTCCTCGGGCTCCGCGGACATCAGGGTCCCGCTGAACTTCTGGGCTGGGAAGAGACAGACGAGCTCACGTAAATGTAACAAGGAAAACGTTTACGAACCCGCAACAG GGCGAGTCTTGTGCCTTCTGGACCCGTGTGGTGCTGCAGAGGTAGATCAGGCTGTGTCTGCCGCCACGTCGGCGTTTGCCCACTGGAGCAAAATGTCTGGGATGGAGAGGGCGAGGATCATGATAGAAGCTGCCCGTATCATTgag aggaggcgagaggagaTAGCGGAAATGGAGGTGGTCAACAACGGGAAGTCCATCACAGAAGCCCGTCTGGATGTGGACTCTGGCAGACTGTGTATCGAGTACTATGCAGCGCTCGCTAGCACTCTAGCAG GCCAGCATGTCCAGTTGCCGGGGGGATCCTTTGCCTACACCCGCAGGGAGCCtttgggagtgtgtgtgggcaTCGGCGCTTGGAATTATCCTTTCCAGATAGCTGCCTGGAAATCCGCCCCGGCTCTGGCCTGTG GGAACTCCATGGTGTTCAAGCCGTCCCCAGTGACGCCCGTGACGGCGGTCATGCTGGCGGAGATCTACGGCGAGGCCGGAGCCCCAGAGGGGCTGCTCAACGTGGTGCAGGGCGGCCAGGAGACCGGCAGCTTGCTCTGCCGCCACCCAGACGTCGCTAAGGTGTCCTTCACCGGCAGTGTGCCCACGGGCAAGAAG GTTATGGAGATGGCCTCCGAGGGGGTGAAACCTGTGACTCTGGAGCTCGGTGGCAAGTCTCCGCTGATCATCTTTCAGGACAGCGATCTGCAGAACGCCGTGAGCGGAGCTCTTATGGCCAACTTCCTGTCCCAGGGCCAG GTCTGCAGCAATGGTACACGGGTGTTCGTTCAGAAGGATATTCTGCCAGAGtttgtggaggaggtggtgaggaGGACACGGGCGATAGAGATAGGAGACCCGCTGTTGGAGAGCACACGAATGGGAGCACTGGTCAACCACCCACACCTGGAAAAAGTCCTGTCCTTTGTTGACCAGGCAAAGAAGGAG GGAGCTACAGTGTTGTGCGGTGGGGAAGCTTTCGTTCCATCAGATCCCAAACTCAGAGGTGGATACTACATGACTCCATGTGTACTGG GTGGCTGCACGGATACGATGACCTGTGTGAAGGAGGAGATCTTCGGGCCTGTCATGTCTGTGTTGTCCTTTGAAACCGAAGAGGAGGTGCTGCGCAGAGCCAATGACACCACCATGGGTCTGGCTGCGGGAGTTTTCACCAG GGATGTGAAGCGAGCTCATCGTGTGGTGGAACACCTCAAAGCTGGTTCCTGTTTCATCAACAACTACAACATCACTCCGGTGGAGGTGCCCTTTGGAGGCTTCAAAATGTCAG GCATTGGCCGCGAGAACGGCCAGGTGACGGTGGAATATTACTCCCAGCTCAAGACGGTGTTTGTGGAGATGGGAGACGTGGACAGCCTCTTTTAG
- the uck2b gene encoding uridine-cytidine kinase 2-B: MAGDSETHLRDRGDNTDVVRQPFLIGVSGGTASGKSSVCEKIMELLGQNKIDHHQRQVVILSQDSFYKVLTAEQKAKALKGQFNFDHPDAFDNELIKQTLRQILQGETVQIPVYDFVTHSRKEEFITVYPADVVLFEGILMFYSQEIRDLFQMKLFVDTDPDTRLSRRVLRDIGERGRELEQVLAQYITFVKPAFEEFCLPTKKYADVIIPRGADNLVAINLIVQHIQDILNGGPSKRHNGCTNGHSTPRQRRTSESSSRPH, encoded by the exons ATGGCCGGGGACAGCGAAACGCACCTAAGGGACCGCGGCGACAACACCGACGTTGTCCGACAACCTTTCCTCATCGGTGTCTCCGGAGGCACCGCTAGCGGCAAG TCATCTGTGTGTGAGAAGATCATGGAGCTGCTGGGCCAAAACAAGATCGACCACCACCAGCGGCAGGTGGTgatcctcagccaggacagctTCTACAAGGTGCTAACTGCAGAACAAAAGGCCAAAGCACTGAAGGGCCAGTTCAACTTTGATCACCCAG ATGCCTTTGACAATGAGCTGATAAAGCAAACACTCAGGCAAATCTTGCAGGGCGAGACAGTCCAGATTCCGGTTTATGACTTTGTCACTCATTCCAG GAAAGAGGAGTTTATTACGGTGTACCCGGCTGATGTGGTCCTGTTCGAGGGCATCCTCATGTTCTACTCGCAGGAGATTCGAGATTTGTTCCAGATGAAGCTGTTTGTCGACACGGATCCAGACACGCGACTCTCACGCCGAG ttcttcgAGACATTGGTGAGCGGGGGAGAGAGCTGGAACAAGTTCTGGCTCAATACATCACTTTTGTGAAACCGGCCTTTGAGGAGTTCTGTTTACCA ACAAAGAAGTATGCAGATGTGATCATTCCACGGGGAGCAGATAACCTTG TGGCCATCAACTTGATAGTGCAGCACATCCAAGACATTCTGAACGGCGGACCAAGCAAGCGTCACAACGGCTGCACGAACGGCCACAGCACCCCACGTCAGCGGCGGACCTCTGAGTCCAGCAGCCGGCCTCATTGA
- the czib gene encoding CXXC motif containing zinc binding protein encodes MVKFGLQFKATLENVTNVRPSGDDFRWFLKLKCGNCGEIPDKWQYVNLEESVPLKGGRSSASMVQKCKLCSRENSIDILGDTIKPYNAEDSESFKTMVQFECRGLEPIDFQPQAGFSAQGAESGTQFPEINLQEKDWTDYDEEVKESVGIFDVTHQFIKC; translated from the exons ATGGTG AAATTCGGACTTCAGTTTAAAGCCACTCTGGAAAATGTCACTAATGTCAGACCATCGGGCGACGATTTCCGCTGGTTCCTGAAG CTGAAGTGTGGAAACTGTGGAGAGATCCCAGATAAATGGCAGTATGTAAAccttgag GAGAGTGTGCCActgaaaggaggaagaagcagcGCCAGCATGGTGCAGAAGTGTAAACTTTGTTCCAGGGAAAATTCTATTG ATATCCTGGGAGACACAATCAAACCGTATAAT GCAGAGGACAGCGAAAGCTTCAAGACAATGGTGCAGTTTGAGTGTCGGGGTCTGGAGCCCATTGACTTCCAACCGCAA GCCGGCTTCTCTGCACAAGGAGCAGAGTCTGGAACACAGTTTCCTGAAATTAACCTGCAAGAAAAA GACTGGACAGACTACGATGAGGAAGTCAAGGAGTCTGTGGGAATATTTGATGTCACACACCAGTTCATCAAGTGCTGA